The Falco cherrug isolate bFalChe1 chromosome 3, bFalChe1.pri, whole genome shotgun sequence genome segment CCCTGACCCCCCCATAATGTCTCCTGGCACCCAAAATGTCCCCTGCCCCCCCGTAGTGtcccctgaccccccccccaATGTCCCCTGCCCCCCTCAGTGTCCCCTGACCCCCCCAAAGTGTCACCTCCTCCACCtcggtgccccccccccaatgtCCCCTGTCCCACTCACAGTgtcacccccccaccccagtgccacccctGTGGTGTCCACTGTCCCCCCCAGTAACATCCcgtgcccctccccccccagtgccacccACCCCCTTGGTGTCCCCTGTCACTCCCCAAgtgcccccccccgccatggTGTCCCCTGTCCCATTCCAGTGCCAcccctgctctccccttccCGGCCCCTGTCACCTCCGCAgtgtccccctcccccccctccccccgcggTGTCACCTGTCTCTGCCGCAGTCCCAGTGCCACCCCCCCACTGTCACCAGTGTCCCCCGCCCACCCCTGCAGTGTCACCAGTgtcccacatcccccccccaAGTGACACCACAGTgtctcctgccccccccccccaagtgcCACTACGGGGTCACCTGTCACCCCACAAGTGCCACCACagtgtcccctgtcccccaTAGGAGCCACCAATGTCCCCTGCCACTCTAGAAGTGTCACCagtgtcccctgtccccccctGCAGTGTCACCAGTGTCCCCTGTCACCCCCCCCAGTGCCACTGCAAGGTTGCCCGTTCCCCCCAGTGCCACCGCagtgtcccctgtccccccctGCAGTGTCACCAGTGTCCCCTGTCCCGCCCCCAAGTGCCACCACAGTGTCCCCTGTCCCGCCCCCAAGTGCCACCAAtgtcccctgtccccctgcagtgTCACCagtgtcccctgtcccccccccagGTGCCACCACGGGGTCCCTTGTCCTCCCAAAGTGCCACCACAGTGTCCCCCGTTCCCCCCCCAGGTGCCACCAGAGTGTCCCTTGTCCCCCCCCAAGTGCCAccagtgtccctgtccccccctcccccacgtGCCACCGCagtgtcccctgtcccccctcccccgttTCAGGGTGGGCTACAGTTGTCCCCTATATGTGTGTCCCCCCTCAAAATTTAGGGGACAGCtatgggggtgtgtgtggatgCTGCATGTCCCCCCAGTTTGGGGGGGTCCAGCTGGTGTCCCCTGTGTCGTCCCCCCCCTCCAAATTCTGGGGGGTCTGGGggtgggtgccccccccccacttTGGGGGGGCCACGGGGGGGGTGGTGTCCCTCCTACCCCCTCCCCTTgcagcggggggtgggggtgactCTGCCATGTCTCCCCTGGATTTGGGGCACGGGGGGTGACCCCCCTcccaaatgtgtgtgtgtgtggcggGGTCCATGAACTTGGGGTGACCccctgtgtgtgtccccccagctgggggggccCAGGGGGGGTGCGTGGAGGTGGCGTCGGGGACGGAGGCGGTTTTGGGGGCCCCCTTCCGCCTGCTGTGCATCGCCTGCAAGCGCCGCAGCGAGACCCCTGCCCAGGCCGAGGGGGAGTGGTTCTTCCGCCCCGAGGGGGACCCTCACTACCAGAAGGtactgggagggactgggaggcactgggagaggAGTAATGGGCTTCTGGGAGGGATTAGGGGGGCACAGAGGGGCTCTGGGAGGCtactggggggcactgggagctaCTGGGGAGATGCTGTGGTGCACTGCGAGctactgggaggcactggggagagctggggtgcaCTGGGAGGctactgggaggcactgggagaggAGTAATGGGCTTCTGGGAGGGATTAGGGGGGCACAGAGGGGTtctgggaggcactgggaggctactggggagatgctggggtgcactgggagctactgggaggcactgggagaggagtaagggggtgctgggagggatTAGGGGGGCACAGAGGGGCTCTGGGAGGCTACTAGGGGTTAGTGGGAtggactggggggcactgggagctgctggggagacGCTGGGgtgcactgggagctgctgggaggcagtgggagagGAGTAACGGGCTTCTGGGAGGGATTAGGGGGGCACAGAGGGGCACTGGGGGCTACTGGGGTGTACTGGGGGCCACTGGGAGGCACTTGGGAGACACTGGGATGCACTGGGGAGCTACTGGGAGGtactgggaagtgctgggatgcactgggagCTACTGGGAGGCTCTTGGGATACACTGTGGGGATCCTGGTGGGCCGTGAGGAGACACTAGGGGACGCTGTGGGCCACTGGGGAGCTACTGGGGGTCACTGAGGTGCACTGGGAGATACTGGGTGGTACTGGGGTGCagtgggagcactgggaggcactggggagACACTGTGGGGATGTTGGTGGGCAGCGAGGAGACACTAGGGGGCACTGTGGGGCACTGGGTAGCTATTGGTGGGTtactgggatggactgggagtTACTGAGGGGCACTGGGGAGCTACTGGGTAGCGCTGAGGGGCAATGGCATATTCCGAGACACTGGGGGGCGCTGTGGGGCCTCTTGGGAGCTACTGGGGACCACTGGGCAGCTACTGGAGGGCTACTGTTATGGCCTGGGAGGCACTGCTGGGCACTGGTAGCTACTGGGATGCACTGGGGAGATGCTGATGTTCGCTGGGAGctactgggaggcactgggagacCTTGAGAACATGTATGGGGGACAGTGAGGCGTTCCTAGTGGGTACTGGGGGACATTGGTGTCTGCTGGTGTATACTGGGCCATACTGCTTTGGTGCAGATCTTGCACTACAGACCCGAGGAGGGGCAGTTGGTGGCCTCTGGCCCCTTTGAGGAGCTACTGGGGTGTACTGGGGGCtactggggggcactggggagctATTGGGCAGCAGTGAGGGGACCATGGGTCtactggggggcactggggagatgctggggtgGACTGGGAGCTACTGGGAGACACTGTGGGGATGGTGGTGGGCAGTGAGGAGACACTGGGGGTGCTGTGGGTCCACTGGGGAGCTACTGGAGCTACTGGTGTATACTGGGATATACTGGTGTGGCGTTCCCACACAGATCCTGCACTACATCCTGGAGGAGGGGCAGTGGGTGGCCTCGGCTCCTTCGAGGGGGCACTGGGGGCTACTGGGGTGTACTGGGGGCCTCTGGGAGGCACTTGGGAGACACTAGGCTGCACTGGGAGCTACTAGTAGGCACTGGGAAGGTActggggtgtgctggggtgCACTGGGAGGCTCTTGGGATACACTGTGGGGATGCTGTTGGGCAGTGAGGAGACACCAGGGGGGCGCTGTGGGACACCGGGGAGCTACTGGGGGCCACAGGGGTGCACTGGGAGatactgggaggcactggggtgCACTGGGGGGATGCTGGTGAGCAGTGAGGAGACACTAGGGGGCGCTGTGGGCCACCGGGGACGTactgggggacactggggagcTACTGGGGGTCACAGGGGTGCACTGGGAGATATTGGGCGGCACTGGGGTGCACTGGGAGctactgggaggcactggggagACACTGGCAGGACGGTGAGCAGTGATTAGACACTAGAGGGCGCTGTGGGGCACTGGGGAGCTACCAGGGGGTTACTGGGGTGGACTGGGAGGTACTGGGAGGTACTGGGGAGACGCTGGGGTGCACTGGGAGCTACTGGGAAGCTCTTGTGATACACTGTGGGGATGCTACTGAGCAGTGAGGAGACACCAGGGGGCGCTGTGGGCCAGCGGGGAGCCACTGGAGGTCACTGCGGTGCACTGGGAGCTACTGGGAGACActggggggatgctggtgggcagTGAGGAGATGCTagggggtgctgtggggcactGGGGAGCTACTGGGGGTCACTGGGGAGCTACTGGCGGTCTCTGGGGTGGAGTGGGAGATACTGGGAGGCACTCGGGTGTACTGGGAGCTAATGGGAGGCACTGGGGAGACCCTTTGGGGATGCTGTTGGGCAGTAAGGAGACACTAGGGGGCGCTGTGGGGCACTGGGGAGCTACCGGGGAGTtactgggatggactgggaggCATTTGGAGCTAGTGGGGAGCTACTGGGGTGCACTGGCAGGCACTGGGAGACACTATGGAGAGActgtggggatgctggtgggctgtgatgagACACCAGGGGGCGCTGTGGGGCACTCGGGGCTACTGGGGTGTACTGGTGCGTGCTGGCTGGGCGCAGATCCTGCACTACAGACCGGAGGAGGGGCAGTGGGTGGCTCCTGGCCCGTTCGAGGGGGCACTGGGGGCTACTGGGGTGTACTGGGGGCCACTGAGGAGATTCAGGGGTctactgggaggcactggggagCTATAGGTGGGTTATTGAGATggactgggaggcactgggagctactgggaggcagtggggagaagctgtggttCACTGGGATGCACTGGGGAGAGTAGTAAGGGGGTGCTGGGACGGATTAGGGGGGCACGGGGGCTCTGGGAGGCGACTAGGGGTTtactgggatggactgggagaCACTGGGATCTactgggaggcagtggggagatgctgggatgcactgggagCTACTGGGGAGACACTGTGGGGATGCTGTTGGGCAGTGAGTAGACACAATAGGGCGCTGTGGGGCACTGGGAGCTACTGGGGCGTACTGGTGTATACTGGTCTGTGCTGGTCGGGGCGCAGTTCCTGCACTACAGACTGGAGGAGGGGCAGTGGGTTGCCCCCGGCCTGTTCAAGGGGGCACTGGGGGCTACTGGGGTGTACTGGGGGCTACTGGGGGCCACTGAGGAGATTCAGGGGCCtactggggggcactggggcgCTATAGATGGGTTATTGGGATGGACTGGGAGGTACTGGGAGCTACTGGGATCTACTGGGAGGTActggggagaagctgtggttcactgggagctactgggaggcactggggagAGTTGtaaggtgggctgggagggattAGGGGGGTACGGGGGCTCTGGGAGGCGACTAGGCATTTACTGGGACggactgggaggcactgggagctACTGGGAAGCACTGGGGAGACGCTGGGGTGCACTGGGAGCTATTGGGCAGCACTGGGGATACACTGTGGGGATGCTGTTGGGCAGTGAGGAGACACTGGTGGGCGCTGTGAGGCACTGGGGAGCTACCGGGGGGTTCCTGGGATCTGGGAGGTACTGGGAGGTAATAGGGAGATGCTGGGGTGCACTGGGAGCtactgggcagcactggggagacactgtggggatgctggtgagcagtgaggaaaaaataGGGGGCGCTGTGAGGCACTGGGGGCTACTGGGGTGTACTGGTGTATACTGGTCTGTGCTGGTCGGGCGCAGATCCTGCACTACAGCCCGGAGGAGGGGCAGTGGGTGGCCCCTGGCCCGTTCGAGGGGGCACTGGGGTGTACTGGGGTGTACTGGGGGCTACTGGGGGCCACTGAGAAGTTTCGAGTGCctactgggaggcactggggagCTATAGGTGGGTTATTTTGATggactgggaggcactgggagctACTGGGATGCACTGAGGAGACGCTGGGGTTCACTGGGAGCTACTGGGATGCACTGGGGAGAGTAGTAAGGGGATGCTGGGAGGGATTAGAGGGGCACAGGGGGTCTGGGAGGCTACTAGGGGTTTACTGATATggactgggaggcactgggagctactgggaggcagtggggagATGCTGGAGTGCACTGGGAGCtactgggcagcactggggagaCACTGTGGGGATGCTGTTGGGCAGTGGGGGAACACTAGGGGGCGCTGTGGGGCACTGGGGGCTACTGGGGTGTACTGGTGTATACTGGTCTGTGCTGGTCGGGCGCAGTTCCTGCACTACAGACTGGAGGAGGGGCAGTGGGTTGCCCCCGGCCTGTTCAAGGGGGCACTGGGGGCTACTGGGGTGTACTGGGGGCTACTGGGGGCCACTGAGGAGATTCAGGGGCCtactggggggcactggggcgCTATAGATGGGTTATTGGGATGGACTGGGAGGCATTGGGAGCTactgggaggcagtggggagATGCTGGAGTGCACTGAGAGCTACTGGGAAGCACTGGGGAGACACTGTGGAGATGCTGTTGGGCAGTGAGGAGACACGAGGGGGCGCTGTGGGGCACTGGGAGCTACCGGGGTGTACTAGCGTATACTGGTCTGTGCTGGTCGGGCGCAGATCCTGCACTACAGCTCGGAGGAGGGGCAGTGGGTGGCCCCCGGCCCGTTCGAGGGGGCACTGGGGGCTACTGGGGTGTACTGGGGTGTACTGGGGGCCACTGAGGAGATTCAGGGGTCtactggggggcactggggagctATAGGTGGGTTAttgggatggactgggacgtactgggagctactgggaggcagtggggagACACTGGGGTTCACTGGGAGCTACTGGGATACACTGGGGAGAGTAGTAAgggggtgctgggagggattaggggggcacagggggactGGGAGGCTACTAAGGGTTtactgggatggactgggagaCACTGGGATCTactgggaggcagtggggagatgctggggtgCACTGGGAGCTACTGGGAAGCACTGGGGAGACACTGGGGATGCTGTTGGGCAGTGAATAGACACAATAGGGCACTGTGGGGCACTGGGAGCTACTGGGGTGTACTGGTTTATACTTGTCCGTGCTGTTCGGGTGCAGATCCTGCACTACAGCCCGGAGGAGGGGCAGTGGGTGGCCCCCGGCCCGTTCGAGGGGTTGCTGTCGTGGAACGGCTCGCGGGGCACGCGGGACCTGCAGGACCTGTCGGTGTGGCTGGCGGCCGTAGGGCGCCCCCACGCGGGCCACTACGTGTGCCGCCTGCGCCGCAACCTGACCTTCGAGGGCTACGTGTACAGTCTGGCGCGGAACAAGACCCTGAGGCTGGCCGTGGTGGACACGGGTGGGCGCCCCGGGGGCAGGGCCGCGGGCGGGGCgagcggggggagcggggaggggcggggcgaggggggaggagggagcttctaggggcggggcgaggggagctgggaggggcggggcgaggggggagctgggaggggcgCGGCGAGGGGCGGGTAGAgcttggggggcggggggaggtgggaggagggagctgggaggggccgGGCAAGGGGAGCTgggtggggcggggcggggagtAGGGGGAGCTGCGAGGGGCGGGGCGtgtggagctgggagaggcggggcgaggggcggggggagctgggaggagggagccGTGAGGGACGGGGcgtggggagctgggaggggcgTGGCGAGGGGAGCTGGGAGGTGCGGGGCGTGTGGAGCTGCGAAGGGCgggggggaggagaagagggagctgggaggggcagggcaagggcggggggggagctgggatgagggagctgggaggggcagGGGCGTGGTTTGCTCCGGACGGGGCGAGGAGGGAGCGTGGCTTGGGGGCGAGCAGGCCTACGGGGCCAGGGAGGAGGCGAGGGGCGGGGCTTGTTCCTGCGCTCGGGGGGCGGGGTTtccggcgggggggcggggctcgGCTCTCCTGTCGGTCGCGGGTTCGAGCCCCCGGGCCGGCAGCGCGGCGGGACCTGGCGTCCATCGTGTCGGAGATCCTGATGTACGTGCTGATCGTGGTGCTGACGCTGTGGCTGGCGGCCGAGATGCTGTACTGCTACCGCAAGGTggcggccgccgccccgccccccgaCAGCGCGTGAgtgggcggggccgcggggggggcggggccgggcgggggaCCGGGGTATGGGTGGCTGGTGGAGGTATAGGGTGTGTATGGAGGGGGtatggggggctggggggggtaTAGGGGGTGTATGGGGGGGTCTAGGGGTATGGGGGGTATAGGGGGGGTATGGAGGGGGGTTGGGGGTATGGGGGGTTatggggagctggtggggggtATAGGGGGTGTATGGGAGGGTTAGGGGGATGGGGGGTTATGGGGGGCTAGTGGGGGGTATAGGGGGTGTATGGAGGGGGTtgtgggggctgtggtggggtatgtggggggatggggggggtcTAGGGGTATGGGGGGTATggaggggggatgggggggtaTAGGGGTGTAATGGGGGGTGTATAGAGGGGTATGCGGTGGGTCAGGGGGGCAAGAGGCCAATGGGGTGGTATAGGGGGTGTGTAGGGGGTGTATAGGCTGGGCGGGGCGGTAGGGGTTattgggggagtggggggggtaTAGGGGGTAGGGGGGCTGTATAGGGGTGAGGGAGGTGTGGCAGGGTATGGGGGGGGTATGGGCACACCACGGGGGTATAGGGGCCCTATAGGGTGTGTGACGGCTGAagggggggggcagtgggaggTATCTGGAGCGGCAGGAGGGGGCGTATAGGCaatctgggggtgctggggggaccATAGGGGGTGCGGGGGCGCACAGGGACATATGGGGTCTATGGGGGGTGTGTGCAGTAGGGGGGTATAGCGGGTGCTGGGGTGCCCGTGGGTGCCCCCCCCAAccttccccccccttccccagctcagaGTACCTGGCCATCACCTCGGAGAGCAAAGAGAACTGCGCTGGGGTGCAGGTGGCCGAGtagcacccatgggtgctgcctgccctgcccccccctgcAATAAACCCcccggggggggcggccccacacccacagcccccccccagctgccacccaccaccaccatcgCACGGCTCCCACGGACCctggcacccatgggtgctcccCAGAGGGACTCGGGTATTGGGGtgacccccccagcacccatgggtgctcccAGGAAGGACCCAGGTTCAgggtgacaccccccccccagcacccatgggtgcttCCAGGAAGGACCCAGGTTCAGGGtgacccccccccagcacccatgggtgctcccAGGTATCAGGGTGACtacccagcacccatgggtgcccccaGGTATTGGGGTgacctcccagccccagctcccatgGGTGCTCTGAGGAAGGACCTAGGTATCAGGATGACCCCccacagcacccatgggtgcagaGGGACTCAGGTATCAGGGtgacccccccagcacccatgggtgctcccAGGAAGGACCCAGgtgaccccccccccagcacccatgtgTGCTTCCCAGAGGGACTCAGGTATTGGGGTGaacccccagcacccatgggtgctcccAGGAAGGACCCAGGTGTCAGGgtgaccccccccccagcacccatgggtgctcccAGGAAGGACCCAGGTGTCAGGGtgaccccccccagcacccatgggtgctcccAGGAAGGACCCAGGTATCGGGGtgaccccccccagcacccatgggtgcccccaGGTATCGGGGTGCTCCCGCTTGTGCACGAGCTTGGGGGGTTTGGGCACTGAAACTCCTCATgcaaccccctccccccaccatTTTCATCCTTTATTTTTGGGGTGAAACCCCTCAGAATCGGGCCCTTGGCACCAGCGTGTGCATGAGCGGGTTGCAccgcccctcgcccccccccccccgtgcaaCACGGCCCTTGCACAAGCACAGAGGCACAGTGAGCATGCAAAACGAGTCCCGTGGGCAACGGCCAGCGTGCAAACTGGGTGTGCAAACTGGGCGTGCAAAGCACTGGATGTGCAAACTGCGTGTGCAAAGCACTGGGCGTGCAAGACGCCAGCATGCAACTAGAGGCATGCAGCATGCAAGTGCAGGTGTGCAAGGGGACATGCAAAGCACCAGCACGCAAAATGGCGTGCAAGACCCCGGTGTGCCAATCCGCATATGCAGTGTGTCGGGGGCGTGCAAGTGCAGGCATGCAAAGTGATGCACGGCGCATGGGTGTGCAAATAGAGGTGTGTAAGCAGGCGAGTTCGGCGCTGGTGTGCGTGTGCGGGCATGCAAGGAGGCGGTGTGCAAACAGCCGTGCAACAGGACGTGCAGTGCATCGGTGTACAAATGGAGGTGTGCAAAGCAACGTGTGCAGTGCATCGGCGTGCAATGCAGGCGTGCAAACAGGCATGCAGTGCCTTGGTGTGCAAGGAGAGGCGTGCAAGCCGACGTGCAAGGCGCTAGTGTACAAACGGACGTGCAATGCAGTGGCATGCAAACAGACGTGCAAGCCAGCGTGCAAGGTGCTGGTGTGCAAACAGATGAGCAATGCAGTTGGCATGCAAATAGGCATGCAAGGAGGTGCAGACGTGCAAACGGGCATGCAAGGAGAGGCGTGCAAGCCGGCGTGCAAGGCCTCGGCGTGCAAATGGACGTGCAACACCTCGGCGTGCAAGGCACTGGCGTGCACGCACAGGCGTGAAAAGGACGTGCAAGGCGGCGCCGTGCAAAGCGGCGCGCAACGGGCGACGTCATGGAAATGAGCCGTATGCAAATCGGGGCGTGCAAATGAACTGTATGCAAACGAGCGGCGCGCGGGCCGCTGGGTTATGCAAATACACGGACTTGCAAACGCAGCGCTGGTGCGGGATTGTATGTAAATGAAGGGTATGCAAATGAGGAGTATGTAAATTAACCCGGCCGGCAGCTTCTTCGGACGGCGTCGCCCGCCCCCTCGCCCGCTCCGGGCTGTTTTGGGGCGCAATTACGGGGATTTGGGGGTTCAGTGACGTAAGGGGGGAGGAGCAGTGACGTCACCCGCGtgctggggtgggagtgggggcGCCCGGACCGGTTTTGGGGTTCCCACAGGAATTTGGGATCAGTGACGGGGTTTGGGGGGGCGGCAATGAGGGGTTTGGGGGTTCGGGGGCAGGGTTAAGGGGATTTAGGGGGTTGGGGGGCGGTTTGGGGGTTCGGGAGGTTTTCGGGGTGCCCGGACCGGTTTTGGGGTTCCCACAGGAATTTGGGGTCGGTGACAGGTTTGGGGAGTCAaggggggggttgggggttcGGGGGTGGGGCTCGGGGTGCCCGGACCGGTTTTCGGGTTCAGCGATGGTTTTTGGGGTACCCGGACCTAAGTGGGGCTCAGGGGTTCGGTTTGGGGATTCAGGggatttgggggaggggggtggaggggggttGGGGGTCAGCGACAGGTTTTGGGGTGCCCCGACCTAGTTGGGGGTTCAGGGGTGGGAGCtaggggatggggtggggttAAGGGGAGTTGGGGGAGGTTCAGGGGCGGGTTTTGGGGTTCCCGGCCCAGTTTTGGGGTTCCCACAGGAATTTGGGGTCAATGAGGGGTTTGGGGgttcggggagggggggggggttgggggggggattGGGGGTTCGGGGGCGGGGTTAAAGGGATTTAgggggttggggtgggtttggggttcAGGTGTTTTTTGAGGTGCCCGGACCGGTTTTGGGGGTTCCCACAAGAATTTGGGGTCAACGACAGGTTTGGGGGTtcgggggcggggctgggggtgcccggACCGGTTTTGGGGCTCAATTAAAGGGTTTTGGGGttcagtgatgggttttggaGTCCAGACCTAGTTGGGGGTTCAGGGGTGGGagttggggggtggggcggggtTAAGGGAAGTTGGGGGCGGGTTTTGGGGTTCAGGGGCGGGTTTTGGGGTACCCGGCCCAGTTTTGGGGTTCCCACAGGAACTTGGGGTCAACAACAGGTTTGGGGGTTCGGGggtggggctggaggtgccCGGACCGGTTTTGGGGCTCAACTAAAGGATTTTGGGGTTCAGCGAtgggttttgtggtgccctgACCTAGTTGGGGGCTCAAgagtggggtttgggggttcTGGGGTGGAGTTAAGGGGattggggtgggaggtggggggggatTGGGGTTGGGGACGGGTTTTGGGGTACCCGGACTGGTTTTGGGGTTCCCACAGGAATTCGGGGTCAATTACGGGTTTTGGGGCTCAAtgaggggtttgggggtttggggcGGGGTTTGGGGGGCCCCACCCCCCCTCGCACCCCTATAAACCGTTCCCTACCCCCCACCGGCCGAGCAGTGCTTTGGGGTGAAACCCGCCAGGTTCAGGCAAagagggggggcaggggggggagggggggttttgtggtgttctCAGGGCATTTGGGGGTGTGTGAGAGTTTGGGGGGGATATTCGGGGCATTTTGGGGTGTTTGGGGGGTGGAGCATTTTTGGGGGGCGGGGTTGGGGGATTTGGGGGTTCCTTTGGGGCAGTTTTGGGGGGATTTCGTATGTTTTGGGGTAATTAGGGGTGTtgggggggacacggggatgTTTTGGGAAGCTAGGGGTGTTGGGGGGGATTTGGGGATATTTTGTGGGATTTTGGGGTGTTTGGGGAGGATTTGGGGTGATCCAGGGGCGTTTGGGAGTGATTTGGGGTGTTTCAGGGGAATTTGGGGGTAATATTTGGGGAAATTTGGGGGGTGTTTGGGGGGATTTGGGGAattttggggtggtttgggggATTTTGGGGGGATTGGGGAGATTTTGGGGTGTTTGGGGGGGATTTGGGGGTTGTTTTGAGGGGATTTGGGGAATTTGGGGGATTTTGAGGTTGTTTGGGGGAGCTTTGGGGTGATACCGGGATGTTTTGGGGAGCTCTGGAGTGATCCGAGGGTGTTTGGGGGGGATTTAGGGGTATTTTGGGGGTAtttggggtgttttgggggATTCAGGGGGGATTTTGGGGGGATTTGGGGGTGTTTTGGGGGGATTCTGGGATATTTTGTGGGAATTCGGGGTATTTGGGGGGATCTGGGGGTTGTTTGGGGGAGCTTTGGGGTGATCCTGGGATGTTTTGGGGGGGATTCGGGGGGATTTGGCAATATTTTGCAAGAATTTAGGCTGTTTGGGGGCGACTCAGGGGTGTTTGGGGACGATTCGGggcttttttttggtatttggGGGATTTTGAGGTGATTGGGGGTATTTGGGCTGGTTTGGGGTCACTTAGGTGGTTTGGGGAGGTTTTGGGCGGTCTCGGGGGATTGGGGGGCGTTCGGGGATACCCTGGGGGGCTCCGAGCCCATTTTGGGGCCACTCCAGCCGTTTTTGGTGACAGGGGTTTTCGGGGCGCAGGTGGGGGGGCCATGGGGCGTCTCTGCCGGTGCCGGTGTCGGCGCCGGGGTGAAGGTCGGGGTGAAGGTCGGGGTCAAGGTCGGGGTCACCGGCGCTGCCGCCACCCCCAGACGAAGTCCCCTCCCAAATCGCAGGTAGGTCGAGGTCCTCGATTTTGGGGTGAATTTGGGGCTTTGGGGAGGGGTGGGGCTGTTCGCAGAACACCTCGCCTTGCAGGCTGCCTGCCCACTGATGACGTCACCGATGACATCACCAATGACATCACCGATGAAGTCACTGCCGCTGGCAGCAACCACCACCTACATCATCTGGCCCCCCCCGGCCATCGTCACCCTGGGGGGGCCCCGAGTGGCGCTGGTGAAGGGGGGcggccc includes the following:
- the SCN1B gene encoding sodium channel subunit beta-1 is translated as MLFPGLSLLLGLLMAGGAQGGCVEVASGTEAVLGAPFRLLCIACKRRSETPAQAEGEWFFRPEGDPHYQKILHYSPEEGQWVAPGPFEGLLSWNGSRGTRDLQDLSVWLAAVGRPHAGHYVCRLRRNLTFEGYVYSLARNKTLRLAVVDTARRDLASIVSEILMYVLIVVLTLWLAAEMLYCYRKVAAAAPPPDSASEYLAITSESKENCAGVQVAE